The Paucidesulfovibrio gracilis DSM 16080 DNA window TGCGATTAAAAACTCGCTTAGCAGACAATTTATACTCATCATCAAACGGGACAATCCCCATATGCATGTGTGGCGTACTCTCATCAAGATGAACAATCGCATAGCGAATATTTTCTTCACCAAATTTTTCAGCAAAATAGTTCTTAGCCGTTTCAAAATATTTGCGGGTATCAGCCTCAGTTAAATGCTCAAAGAAATGATTGTCACTTGAAATAATCCATTCATTAACCAAAACGGCATCTTTTCTGACCGCTCGCTGACTGGTTTTATGCTCGTTAATATAAGCCGCAATATCCGTTTTGAAATGGTTAGTCCGACCAGCAACTAAATCATAATTTAAGCCAGAACGGTCAACGTTAATATCAGTATTTTTGTGATGTTGCGTTCGACGTTGATCATGATTACCCAAGCCAACTAAATTATCAGCTTTTAATTTCTGCATATTAGCCACTAAATAACTCATTTCACCACTCCATTCCCAAACAAATAAATTTGGGTAGAGCATAGCACATAATTCGGCAAACCTCCATGTAAGGTATAGCCCAATATACTTTACCTTGTAAAGTTTGGGCTCTACCGAGGGTCGCCTTGCCAGCGGGACAGACCCCACCGCTTATTTTTCTGACGAAAAATTCCGCTCTCGTTATCGAAAATTTTGGCTGTTTTTTTATGCCAAAATAATCTCAACTCACGTTTGCTTTTTCAAGCAAAAAAGAACGGCTACTAGCTCCGTTCTTTTCCGCTTTACCAGATAAAATAATTTTGTTTATTAAAATCCCATTTTGCGACAACTTCTTCCGCAGCTTCCATTTGCTCTTTGGTGTAATCTTCATCGCCAACATGAACTAAATCACCATTCTCGACATCTTCTAATTGCAAATCTTGCTTAATTTGCTTTAATAATCCACCATAGCTGATTTGGCGTGTTCCAGCTAAGGCATACTCCAAATTTTTAATCACCACCAAATTACGCTCATCATCAGCCGTCATATAATCAGCTGATTTTACCTCGTATTTCGCCGTTTCTTCGGCACTAGCTTGCAAAGAGTCAGTTCCTTTGCGTTTGTTAGCTTTAACAGCCTGCACATGCACCACAGGCTCATAATCAACTTTCAGGGCTTTTTGCCATAATTTTGCCCATTCTGCTTGTGCTAAATAATTATTTGAATTCTTAAAATAACTTGATTTTACAAACAGCAACACGTGCAAGTGTTGATTATATGACATATCCTGTTCATTAACGGTAATTTCAGTCGACCTCAAATAACCCAATAAATTCTTAGCTACTTGTTTATATCGACTTAACTTACCAAAAGCCTTAGTTAGCTGCCTTAAAGACGTTTTCAATTCTTCTGATGTATTAACATTTTTAACTGTCAAAGTTAAAAATAGAAATCGTCCTTTAGGCTCTCTAGCAACCGTTTCAGCAATAATTTGTTTTAACTGACTTGAATTTTTCATGCTCCTTCTCCAATTGCACAACGGACATAACCGTTTGTGACAAAACCAAGTTTGATACAGCTTCAAATGGTTACCAATTTTCCGAAAACGTAAAGTTTCCCCACAGTTTTTAATATCATGTGCTCGTTTAAACTCTAAAATCGACAAATATTCAGCATAACGAACATTTTCAATCTTCCGTTCTCGCCAAGGTCTAACTTTGCCATTTTCAGTTTTATCT harbors:
- the mobV gene encoding MobV family relaxase, which encodes MSYLVANMQKLKADNLVGLGNHDQRRTQHHKNTDINVDRSGLNYDLVAGRTNHFKTDIAAYINEHKTSQRAVRKDAVLVNEWIISSDNHFFEHLTEADTRKYFETAKNYFAEKFGEENIRYAIVHLDESTPHMHMGIVPFDDEYKLSAKRVFNRTALRDIQDQLPTYLQQHGFNVQRGVQESERKSLTVPEYKAMRESIKQGQQKLAAVENETKQRQAKLKTYQATKFDVNSVKTKESRFHKRYVLVDRFDFDKL
- a CDS encoding protein rep, encoding MSEIFEDKTENGKVRPWRERKIENVRYAEYLSILEFKRAHDIKNCGETLRFRKIGNHLKLYQTWFCHKRLCPLCNWRRSMKNSSQLKQIIAETVAREPKGRFLFLTLTVKNVNTSEELKTSLRQLTKAFGKLSRYKQVAKNLLGYLRSTEITVNEQDMSYNQHLHVLLFVKSSYFKNSNNYLAQAEWAKLWQKALKVDYEPVVHVQAVKANKRKGTDSLQASAEETAKYEVKSADYMTADDERNLVVIKNLEYALAGTRQISYGGLLKQIKQDLQLEDVENGDLVHVGDEDYTKEQMEAAEEVVAKWDFNKQNYFIW